Proteins encoded in a region of the Neodiprion lecontei isolate iyNeoLeco1 chromosome 5, iyNeoLeco1.1, whole genome shotgun sequence genome:
- the LOC107217380 gene encoding venom serine carboxypeptidase has translation MICQKLLLTVFLVHNVYAFINPYPKLASYPLKEGDDAGEPLFLTPLIEAGKIDEARKLATVRHDEMLDVPSYSGYFTVNKEYQSNTFFWFFPSQINPKSAPVVLWLQGGPGATSLFGLFTENGPFRVTSNKTLELRKYSWTKAHSVLYVDNPVGTGYSFTKNDKGYATNETHVGRDVHTALVQFFTLFPELQENDFFVTGESYGGKYVPAVSHAIKDFNIKAKLKINLKGLAIGNGLTDPENQLVYGDYLYQIGLIDSHGRDLFHQLEDKGRKLIQAKKFDEAFDVFDQLLNGDLHGGSLFHNLTGFDFYFNYLHIADSKESDWMSEWVQRVDVRRAIHVGNNSFHTEDKTVEMHLKSDVMQSLAVLIADLTQHYRVLLYNGQLDVIVAYPTTENYLKNLNWPGAEVYKKAVRKQWWVGKELAGYSKTAGSLTEVLVRNAGHMVPSDQPRWALDLITRFIRNKSF, from the exons ATGATTTGTCAGAAGTTATTATTGACGGTTTTCCTTGTACACAATGTGTACGCCTTTATTAATCCGTATCCAAAACTGGCCAGTTACCCGTTGAAAGAAGGAGATGATGCCGGCGAACCGTTGTTTCTAACGCCTCTAATAGAAGCCGGGAAAATTGACGAGGCCAGAAAATTAGCAACAGTTCGGCATGATGAAATGCTCGACGTTCCGAGCTACTCCGGGTATTTTACTGTCAATAAGGAGTACCAATCAAATACCTTCTTTTGGTTCTTCCCGTCGCAG ATCAACCCAAAATCTGCTCCAGTAGTGTTATGGCTGCAGGGTGGTCCAGGAGCAACATCACTGTTTGGTTTGTTCACGGAAAACGGTCCGTTCCGAGTGACGAGTAACAAGACTTTGGAGCTACGCAAATATTCGTGGACAAAAGCGCATAGCGTATTGTACGTCGACAATCCTGTTGGGACAGGTTACAGTTTCACGAAGAATGACAAAGGATACGCGACAAATGAGACTCACGTTGGCAGAGATGTTCACACAGCGCTGGTCCAGTTTTTCACCTTATTCCCCGAGTTACAGGAGAATGATTTCTTCGTTACGGGAGAATCCTATGGAGGGAAATACGTCCCAGCAGTTTCGCATGCCATAAAAGACTTCAATATCAAGGCAAAACTGAAGATAAACCTGAAGGGATTGGCCATCGGGAACGGCCTCACTGATCCAGAGAACCAGCTAGTCTACGGAGATTACTTATACCAGATTGGACTGATTGATTCGCACGGCAGGGATTTGTTCCACCAGCTTGAGGACAAAGGGCGCAAATTGATTCAGGCCAAGAAGTTCGACGAAGCTTTTGACGTATTTGACCAGCTGCTGAACGGTGACCTGCATGGCGGTTCCTTGTTTCACAATCTGACCGGCTTCGACTTCTACTTCAACTACTTGCACATCGCAGATAGCAAGGAATCCGACTGGATGTCGGAATGGGTGCAACGAGTTGACGTTCGTCGAGCCATTCATGTGGGGAACAATTCTTTTCACACGGAGGATAAGACAGTCGAAATGCACTTGAAAAGCGATGTAATGCAGTCATTAGCAGTACTCATAGCGGACTTGACACAACACTATCGCGTTTTGCTCTACAACGGGCAATTGGACGTCATAGTTGCTTATCCGACGACCGAAAATTACCTCAAGAATCTTAATTGGCCCGGTGCTGAGGTATACAAAAAGGCTGTCAGGAAGCAGTGGTGGGTGGGCAAGGAACTCGCTGGATATTCAAAAACTGCTGGGAGTTTAACTGAAGTTCTGGTTCGTAATGCCGGTCACATGGTTCCATCCGATCAGCCTCGTTGGGCCCTTGATTTGATCACTAGATTTATCAGAAACAAATCATTCTAA